The Geothermobacter ehrlichii genome includes the window AGGCTCCGGAATCCATTGACGCCCTGGATCAGGCATTACGAAATCATCGCTGGAAGGTGTTTAAGCGTCTGCGTCAGCATCTTTACGCATCACATCCGAATGATCAGACCCTCCCATGGATACGCGAGCAGATCCTCGGGCATGATGATTATTCAAAGTGGGAGCATCACTACGAATTCCAATTAATGATCCGCAAAGCCAGTGAACACTTCGGTACCCGATTGCTCAGCGAGGACGAACGAAAAGCTATTTTCGACGCCATTCTCAGCGGTCCTTCGAAAGAGGATTTTCGCGAATGGATGGGTGAGCGATACAGTGAAGAGGCTTTTCAACAACGTCAGCGCTATTTTCACCGCATGCAGCTACGCCCATTTGCCGCACTGCTAAGTGGAGAAGTTCGAAATTATTTCGATAAGCTGGAAGACGAAGCCCAAGCTGAAGCTGTTACCGATGACAGTTATTCACCCTACGGCGGGGTAACCGGAGGCACTGTCACTTTCCGGAGTCCGAAGTCCGTCAAAGATCTCGAAAGCTTCACAGATGAGGAGCTTCTGGCCTATCTGAACGACTGGGACGAGGAGCATCGAGATAAGGATAATTGGCTGGTTGAGATCAATATCTCCGCGCTTGCTGGCGTCTTTCAGGCTCTGTTCAAAGAAAAGATTGCGCCAGATGGCGAGCGTCTAGCTTTCTGGATGACGAACCGTGACAGGATTGCACGGCCAGTTTATGTCACCGCCATGCTCAAAGCCATGCTTGAGCTCGTCAAGGAAAAGAATTTCGGCAACCTGGACCAATGGATGGAGTTCTGCGCGTGGGTCTTGACGCATCCGGACTCGGCGCGGGTGGAAGGTCAACCCGAGCCGCGAGACGAGTCACGCGACCATCCGGACTGGGGCAGCTCACGCAGGGCTGTGGTTGATTTCATTGACGCATGTGTGAACAAAGATACGAATGCCCCAATTACCGCAAGAGACGGCCTTGCCGCTCTGCTTCGAAAGGCGTGTTGTCAGCTTGATTGGCGACTCGATCACAACTGCCCGGTGCTGCTTAACCGAGACGATCCTATCACCGAGGCCATCAACAATACTCGCAGTCGGGCTCTCGAGTCTCTTGTCAATTTCGGCTTCTGGGTTCGCCGTCAGTCACCAGAAGATCATTTGCCAGAAGTGACCGACATCCTCATTAAACGTATAACCGAGGATGCTGAAATCCCGTTAACCCGACCTGAACATGCGCTATTGGGGATGCACTTTGGAAACCTCTGCACCCTCAATCGGGATTGGGCCATTACCCAACGAGGCGCCCTGTTCCCTCAAGGAAATGTGCCTGTTTGGCGAGATGCTTTTGGCAGCTATATCCGCTTCAACCGGCCGGTCAAGGTGACATTTGAAATTCTGCGGAAGGAATTCGAATACGCGCTTGAAAACCTGAATGTCCTGACGACCGCGAAAGACGACGGTAGGGAGCTTGTCGACAGGTTGGGCCAGCACCTTTTCACCTACTACATTTGGCAAGTCTACCCTCTAACGGGTGAAGAAAGCCTACTAGCACGTTTTTATGACAAGACCAGCGATGACCGCAAACGTTGGGCTCAGCTCTTCGACCATGTGGGCCGCTCACTGAGAAACAGCGGTAAACACCTAGACAAAGAGTTGACCGATCGCGCAATCGCCTATTTCGATTGGCGTCTTGAAGCCGCTGAGCCGCTGGAACTCAAGGAATTTACCTTTTGGCTGCAAGCTGAATGTTTCGATCCTGAGTGGCGTTTACGCTCTTACGCGAAGATTCTCGATCTTGGGTGCGGGAAGGATGTAGGCCTTTCCTTGGAGGTGAGAACTTTAAACAAACTGCTTCCGGAGCATCTGTCATTGGTCGTTGAATGTTTTACGAAAATCACGGATACCATGGACCAAGACGCACAGATGTACATTTCGGCCGACGAGGCCAAACCTATTCTAAAAGCTGGCCTGAATGCTGAAGATCCTCTGATCCGGGAAAACGCTGAACGTGCCAGGGAAAATCTGTTGCGGCTAGGCCGCTTTGATTATCTAGACGTTGAGTGAGGGGGAGTATGTAACGACTGACAACGAAAAGAATGTACCAAATTTTCGCCATTGAGTTCCTGCTCTTCACCAGCCAAGCGGTTGATTGAGGCCCGCAACTCGATATTTGGGTCTTGAAATGGTGAAAATTGGGACAAAACCCCGATATTCGCCGAGACCGTTAGGCCGAATAGTTGTTGTTTCCCCGAATCCAAAGTCATAAGTCCGAGAGTGACCGGAGACCTGCATGAAGGCAAACCTGATCGGTCGTGCCGGCGATGTTGCCCGGCTCGACATTCCTCTCTTTCTCGATGCGGTGCCGGCCGGCTTCCCTTCGCCGGCCTCCGACTACAAGGAGCGCACCCTCGACCTGAACGAACTGTGCGTCAAAAATCCCGCCGCCACCTATTTCGTCCGGGCGCAGGGGGACTCGATGATCGAGGCCGGCATCTTTCCCGGTGACGTACTGGTGGTCGACCGCTCGCTGGAGGCCCGGCACGGCGATGTCGTCATCGCCGAGTTCAACGGCGAGCTGACGGTGAAGAGGCTGGAGCTGAAGCCCGAGGTGCGGCTGGTACCGATGAACCGCCGGCACGCGCCGGTGCCGGTGCCGGAAGGGGCCGAGCTGGAGATCTTCGGCGTGGTGACCACGGTCATCCATAGTTTGCGCAAGCCATGAGACGTTTCGCCCTGGTCGACTGCAACAACTTCTACTGCAGCTGCGAGCGCCTGTTCCGCCCGGACCTGAAAAGGGTGCCGGTGGTCGTGCTCTCCAACAACGACGGCTGCATTGTCGCCCGCAGTCCGGAGGCCAGGGCGCTGGGGATCGGCATGGGCGTGCCCCTGTTCAAGGTGCGGGAGACGGTGAGGCGGCACAACGTCCGGGTCTTTTCGTCCAACTACGCCCTCTACGGCGACATCTCCGCCCGGGTGATGCAGACCCTCGAACGGTTCAGTCCCGACCTGGAGATCTATTCCATCGACGAGGCCTTTCTCGATCTGAGCGGCGTTGCCTCACCGGTCGCGTACGGACAGGAGATCCGCGCCACCGTCCGCAGGCACGTCGGTGTGCCGGTGAGTGTCGGCATCGCGCCCACCAAGACCCTGGCCAAGCTGGCCAATTACGCCGCCAAGAGATTCGCCGAAACCGGCGGCGTTGTCGACCTGAGTGCTCCACACAAGCAGCGGCGCCTGCTGGCGATCACGCCTGTCGGCGAGGTCTGGGGTGTCGGCCGCCGGATCGCCGCCAGCCTGCAGAAGCTGGGCGTGACCACGGCGCTCGATCTGGCCCGCATGGAGCCGCGCCGCATCCGGCGGCGCTTTTCGGTGGTGCTGGAGCGGACCGTGCGCGAGCTGAACGGGGAAAGCTGCATCGGACTGGAGGCAATGCCGGCGGCGAAAAAGCAGATTGTCTGCTCCCGCTCCTTCGGCGAGAAGCTGACCGGCTATGCGGAAGTGCGCCAGGCGGTGTGCGAATTCGCCGCCCGCACCGCCGAAAAGCTGCGGCGGGAGGAACTGCTGGCCCGCATGGTTCATCTCTTCATCCGGACCAGCCCGTTCGACGGCAGCGGGCCCGGCTACAGCAACGCCGCCACCGGCACGCTGCCCTGTCCCAGCGCCGACAGCCGGGCGATTCTGGCCCTGGTCACCCGCCTGTTCGACGACATCTGGAAGGACGGCTGCCGCTACGCTAAGGCCGGCGTGATGCTCGGTGATCTCTGTTCGCCGGACCAGGTACAGCCCGATCTGTTCACGGCCGGAGATGACCAGGACCGGAGCGACAGGCTGATGCGGGCCATCGACGCCATCAACCACAGTGGCAGAGGCAAGATCTGGTTCGGTGGCCAGCGGCCGCAGACCGACTGGTTCATGCGCCGGGCACACCTGTCACCGGCCTACACGACGCGGTGGGAGTGCATTCCGGAGGTGTGCTAAGGTATCGTAAGAGGAGGATCAACATGGGCTGCATGGTCATCGCTGGATATCTGCTCGCGGCTTTCGCAATTTTCGTGATTGTTCACGACAAGATCGTGGACAAACGCGAACGCAAACGCGACCACACGAAGCACCCCCAACAAGGTTGAGAAAAGAGCCTCTCCAGCAGCGGACAGTCAGGTTAGTCGTCCCCGAAAAACTCCACAATGCATCTGAGGCAGGCTGAGAAATCTGGTAGCCTACGAGGCTCAAGGACGTGTCCATTAGAACGAACACCAAGGCAGAAAGGGGCAAAACATGGGAAAAGGATGCACCGACTCAAAAGAAGGAGTCAAACCTAGCCTCAAATGCTGCTAGTTCGTCGGCTAGATAGTTATGGGATGGTCCCCGCACTTGCCACCAACACACTACCCTTCCCCCGAAAATGTGGATAATCCGAAAAAGCCACACTCTCAGATTATAAAGCTTGCGAGCAATGATGAACCAGGCGACTCTCTGGCTGCCGCCCCTGCTAAGGTAGGGATGAATCGGGCGGCACCTTGGCAACCGCTGCCTTGCAAAAAGATAATGGTGTAAGCTTGGCAGTTAATTGACTGGGAAGCTTACGACCAATGCGCGCAAACTAGGTTGTGACCTCGCCAACGACAAACAATTCGGTAATTGGCGTGATACGGAATCTGTGCTCTGTCTTTTTTAAAGCGCCTGCAGATTTTACAATTTTTCCAACAGCGTCAATGTCGCCAT containing:
- a CDS encoding PIN domain-containing protein encodes the protein MRHVPTSLYIDTEFFKRQGLRFDTRAFTALTDTFAKGGLRLIVPEIMERELFRHFEREAEKAANAVIKAHKAYPINSLALVELPSEEELKTKCIEEMHRHWSSFKEHFVVENLPIAVNLEDVIDWYFEIRPPFSEKKPKEFPDAFIISALDKYHKQHHANIAVIGFDGDFSQACASRRYIFYFPDLEKYIEAFLPELSGKDRLPGDVDLTKPITTEDLTELKAILARGSQATPIEIERVMQLLESRGSNYDYFFQNADDAVWLQYLSEKGYFLNPPDVEKTTEGHCVFPWWPPLEYLIRIFDAAPADVMDIISKLPNTNNFRILEGILKIVLKADSADATLRFSRFITSFIENYRWGHNLIINLLKKPFLFDSQLSEVTPALLLKLVEFRKDPREQEKRSRRKENPEDWDTSLKPIPRFDQWEYQQILEKGVRPLAEHEPYQVARILIDAVASMIRLGMHPEDFEKGRDEDFSEIWCRRLDKPERDYQDVKETLVQTLTYACEQVYDKAPESIDALDQALRNHRWKVFKRLRQHLYASHPNDQTLPWIREQILGHDDYSKWEHHYEFQLMIRKASEHFGTRLLSEDERKAIFDAILSGPSKEDFREWMGERYSEEAFQQRQRYFHRMQLRPFAALLSGEVRNYFDKLEDEAQAEAVTDDSYSPYGGVTGGTVTFRSPKSVKDLESFTDEELLAYLNDWDEEHRDKDNWLVEINISALAGVFQALFKEKIAPDGERLAFWMTNRDRIARPVYVTAMLKAMLELVKEKNFGNLDQWMEFCAWVLTHPDSARVEGQPEPRDESRDHPDWGSSRRAVVDFIDACVNKDTNAPITARDGLAALLRKACCQLDWRLDHNCPVLLNRDDPITEAINNTRSRALESLVNFGFWVRRQSPEDHLPEVTDILIKRITEDAEIPLTRPEHALLGMHFGNLCTLNRDWAITQRGALFPQGNVPVWRDAFGSYIRFNRPVKVTFEILRKEFEYALENLNVLTTAKDDGRELVDRLGQHLFTYYIWQVYPLTGEESLLARFYDKTSDDRKRWAQLFDHVGRSLRNSGKHLDKELTDRAIAYFDWRLEAAEPLELKEFTFWLQAECFDPEWRLRSYAKILDLGCGKDVGLSLEVRTLNKLLPEHLSLVVECFTKITDTMDQDAQMYISADEAKPILKAGLNAEDPLIRENAERARENLLRLGRFDYLDVE
- the umuD gene encoding translesion error-prone DNA polymerase V autoproteolytic subunit; this encodes MKANLIGRAGDVARLDIPLFLDAVPAGFPSPASDYKERTLDLNELCVKNPAATYFVRAQGDSMIEAGIFPGDVLVVDRSLEARHGDVVIAEFNGELTVKRLELKPEVRLVPMNRRHAPVPVPEGAELEIFGVVTTVIHSLRKP
- the umuC gene encoding translesion error-prone DNA polymerase V subunit UmuC; this encodes MRRFALVDCNNFYCSCERLFRPDLKRVPVVVLSNNDGCIVARSPEARALGIGMGVPLFKVRETVRRHNVRVFSSNYALYGDISARVMQTLERFSPDLEIYSIDEAFLDLSGVASPVAYGQEIRATVRRHVGVPVSVGIAPTKTLAKLANYAAKRFAETGGVVDLSAPHKQRRLLAITPVGEVWGVGRRIAASLQKLGVTTALDLARMEPRRIRRRFSVVLERTVRELNGESCIGLEAMPAAKKQIVCSRSFGEKLTGYAEVRQAVCEFAARTAEKLRREELLARMVHLFIRTSPFDGSGPGYSNAATGTLPCPSADSRAILALVTRLFDDIWKDGCRYAKAGVMLGDLCSPDQVQPDLFTAGDDQDRSDRLMRAIDAINHSGRGKIWFGGQRPQTDWFMRRAHLSPAYTTRWECIPEVC